From one Paenibacillus terrae HPL-003 genomic stretch:
- a CDS encoding ABC transporter substrate-binding protein, with translation MKKYWSRFALIPLLAVSLTALAGCGGSQNAAKEGSSSGADPITFSFFGADPSPLWNGMKDEIGKEITKKTGVTLNAEFDVSGGGGNDRIALMAASGEYPDLVSAKANVSKLVDAGAMIDLTDLINEHAPNLKKLYGPYMDRLKYSNKDQAIYVIPTYAGVGQKNFDATGGFEIQHRVLKELGYPKVKTLQDYENVLKTYVAKHPTIDGKKTIPLTLDADDWRIMITVTNPAFQTTGAADDGEYFIDPKTFESKLHYKRPEEKEYFRWLNHMYNEGLLDKDSFVQKSDQYKSKIASGRVLGLIDQEWGYLEAENALKTSGKADASYAHFPVTLSEEYKDHSFQDAGFMSGYGVGITESCKDPVRAIKFLDYLASDEGQVLVNWGIEGKQYEIKDGKRVIPADVLEQKTNNATSFNKTTGLELYTLISGHYGDGVKDATGNYYTTKFPEQIIAAYSDPEKESLKAYDVKTWKELFPSEKEFDVKPWGAAYNLTTDNESNYNVTFKKTTDIIRKRIPEAILAPASNFDTVYDNMLKELDAAGAVQMEQQYTQLVKDRVELWSGKASK, from the coding sequence ATGAAAAAGTATTGGTCCAGATTTGCACTCATCCCCCTGCTCGCGGTGTCACTTACTGCACTGGCAGGCTGTGGCGGGAGCCAAAATGCAGCCAAAGAAGGCTCATCCAGCGGAGCCGACCCGATTACGTTCAGCTTCTTTGGAGCCGACCCAAGCCCACTATGGAACGGAATGAAGGATGAAATAGGCAAGGAAATTACGAAAAAAACAGGTGTAACCCTGAATGCTGAATTTGATGTCAGCGGCGGGGGCGGGAATGATCGCATTGCTTTGATGGCAGCGAGTGGAGAGTACCCGGATCTGGTGTCTGCCAAAGCAAATGTCAGCAAGCTGGTGGATGCTGGTGCTATGATTGATCTAACCGATCTAATCAACGAGCACGCTCCAAATCTCAAAAAGTTGTACGGTCCCTATATGGATCGGCTGAAATACAGCAACAAGGATCAGGCCATCTATGTCATCCCTACGTATGCAGGTGTGGGGCAGAAGAACTTTGATGCGACGGGTGGATTTGAAATCCAGCACAGAGTACTTAAGGAACTGGGATATCCAAAAGTAAAAACATTACAGGATTATGAAAACGTACTCAAAACCTATGTAGCCAAGCATCCGACCATTGACGGCAAAAAGACCATTCCCCTTACGCTGGATGCAGACGACTGGAGAATCATGATTACCGTCACGAATCCTGCCTTTCAGACGACCGGAGCGGCGGACGATGGCGAATATTTTATTGATCCCAAGACGTTTGAATCCAAGCTTCATTACAAGCGTCCAGAGGAAAAGGAGTATTTCCGATGGTTGAACCACATGTACAATGAAGGGTTGCTGGATAAGGATTCATTTGTGCAAAAAAGTGACCAATACAAATCCAAAATTGCCAGCGGCCGTGTCCTCGGTCTGATTGACCAGGAGTGGGGCTATCTGGAAGCTGAAAATGCGTTAAAAACGTCAGGCAAGGCGGATGCCAGCTATGCGCATTTTCCAGTTACACTTTCGGAGGAATATAAGGATCATTCCTTTCAGGATGCAGGCTTTATGTCCGGTTACGGTGTAGGCATTACCGAGAGTTGCAAGGACCCGGTGCGGGCCATTAAGTTCCTTGATTATCTGGCTTCCGATGAAGGACAGGTGCTGGTGAACTGGGGAATCGAAGGAAAGCAATATGAGATCAAGGATGGCAAACGCGTCATTCCGGCTGATGTGCTGGAACAAAAAACGAACAATGCCACCAGCTTCAACAAAACAACCGGGCTGGAGCTGTACACGTTGATCAGTGGACACTACGGTGATGGCGTGAAGGACGCTACGGGGAACTACTATACTACCAAATTTCCGGAACAAATTATCGCAGCCTATTCAGATCCGGAAAAGGAGTCGCTCAAGGCGTATGACGTAAAGACGTGGAAGGAACTGTTTCCAAGCGAAAAGGAATTTGATGTGAAGCCATGGGGCGCAGCCTATAACCTGACGACAGACAATGAATCCAATTATAACGTTACGTTCAAAAAAACAACGGACATTATCCGCAAGCGTATACCGGAAGCTATTTTGGCACCAGCCTCCAATTTTGACACCGTGTACGACAACATGCTGAAAGAGCTGGATGCGGCTGGCGCTGTACAAATGGAACAGCAATACACGCAACTGGTCAAGGACAGAGTGGAGTTATGGAGCGGCAAGGCTTCTAAATAG
- a CDS encoding carbohydrate ABC transporter permease gives MTTKAFNATRSEKMFDLFNYILMALIVIVTLYPFLNVLAISLNNSTDTVRGGIYIWPRQFTLENYKTIFQYDGLLQGLQVSILRTVVGTVLGLICASMLAFTLSRVDFRARKFISTFLALTMYFSGGMVPVFILMRDLHLLGSFWVYIFPGLISAFNVFVIRSFMDGLPYALQESAKLDGANDFTIYWRIILPLCKPVLATIALFLAVNQWNAWFDTYLYNGTASQWTTLQYELMKVLQSTQQGGSSMTNSNDMAKQMAQISPESIKMAITITVTLPILLVYPFLQKYFVGGMTLGAVKS, from the coding sequence ATGACGACAAAGGCTTTTAACGCGACCCGGTCTGAAAAGATGTTTGATCTGTTCAACTATATCCTCATGGCTCTGATCGTGATCGTGACGCTGTATCCGTTTCTAAACGTACTTGCGATTTCCCTGAACAATTCGACGGACACGGTTCGTGGCGGCATTTATATATGGCCCCGCCAATTTACACTCGAAAATTACAAAACGATTTTCCAATATGATGGTCTTCTTCAGGGGCTGCAGGTATCGATATTACGTACAGTAGTCGGGACAGTGCTGGGACTCATCTGTGCATCCATGCTTGCATTTACACTGAGTCGGGTCGATTTCCGCGCCCGCAAATTCATTTCCACGTTTTTGGCGTTAACGATGTATTTTTCCGGCGGGATGGTGCCTGTGTTCATTTTGATGCGTGATCTGCATTTGCTGGGTTCGTTCTGGGTGTATATTTTTCCCGGTCTGATTAGTGCGTTTAACGTATTTGTCATTCGTTCCTTTATGGACGGTTTGCCGTATGCGTTGCAGGAATCCGCCAAACTGGATGGGGCGAATGATTTTACAATTTACTGGAGAATTATTTTGCCGCTGTGCAAGCCTGTGCTGGCGACTATTGCTCTTTTTTTGGCGGTAAATCAATGGAATGCGTGGTTTGATACGTATTTGTACAACGGAACAGCCTCGCAATGGACGACGCTGCAATATGAGTTGATGAAGGTACTGCAAAGTACACAGCAAGGCGGCTCCAGCATGACAAACAGCAATGATATGGCCAAGCAAATGGCACAAATTTCGCCAGAGTCGATCAAAATGGCGATTACGATTACGGTCACGCTCCCCATCCTGCTCGTGTATCCGTTCCTGCAAAAGTATTTTGTAGGCGGCATGACACTGGGTGCGGTGAAATCATAA
- a CDS encoding ABC transporter permease, with protein MESSIETASNAGTAIPESNRGRPRKARRPKRGHGEKGLWDSVKQQKYLYFMSIPFVIWVFIFSYLPLWGWTMAFQNYKPAKSFLDQKWVGLDNFIELFQDERFYLVLRNTLAMSLMGIIFGFVVPIFFAILLNELRGMLFKRFVQTVSYLPHFVSWVVVAGLVTKMLSIDGGVVNDILIALHIVDEPIQFMAKGSWFWYIVTASDIWKETGWNTIIYLAAITGIDQEQYEASRVDGASRWRQMWHITLPGIRSTIAVLFIMAIGHLVSNGFEKQFLLGNSLVTDYSEVLDLYALNYGINLGRFSYGTAIGIFNSLVSILLLFTANGIFKKLTKESIM; from the coding sequence ATGGAATCTTCAATTGAAACCGCTTCCAATGCTGGTACTGCGATTCCCGAATCTAACCGGGGCAGACCGCGTAAGGCTCGCAGACCGAAGCGCGGGCATGGAGAAAAAGGCTTGTGGGACAGTGTAAAGCAACAAAAGTACCTTTATTTTATGTCCATTCCTTTCGTCATATGGGTGTTTATTTTCAGTTATCTTCCGCTGTGGGGCTGGACGATGGCGTTTCAAAATTATAAGCCGGCCAAATCCTTTTTGGATCAGAAATGGGTGGGGCTCGACAACTTTATTGAGCTTTTTCAGGATGAACGATTTTATCTGGTATTACGCAATACGCTGGCGATGAGCCTGATGGGCATTATCTTTGGTTTTGTTGTACCGATTTTTTTTGCAATTCTGCTAAATGAGCTGCGGGGGATGCTGTTCAAGCGATTCGTGCAGACGGTATCCTATCTTCCGCATTTTGTATCCTGGGTGGTAGTCGCCGGATTGGTCACAAAGATGCTATCCATTGACGGAGGTGTCGTCAACGATATATTGATAGCGCTTCATATTGTGGATGAGCCGATTCAGTTCATGGCAAAGGGAAGTTGGTTCTGGTATATTGTAACCGCTTCCGATATATGGAAAGAGACAGGCTGGAATACGATCATTTATTTAGCCGCCATCACCGGAATTGACCAAGAGCAATATGAAGCTTCACGCGTAGATGGGGCGAGCCGCTGGAGACAGATGTGGCATATTACGCTGCCGGGTATCCGGTCGACCATTGCTGTTCTGTTTATTATGGCGATTGGGCATCTGGTGAGCAACGGCTTTGAAAAGCAGTTCCTGCTCGGCAACAGTCTGGTGACGGATTATTCCGAGGTACTGGATCTGTACGCGCTGAATTACGGGATTAATTTGGGGCGGTTCTCTTACGGGACGGCGATTGGTATTTTCAACTCATTGGTCAGCATCCTGCTGTTGTTTACAGCCAACGGCATATTCAAGAAACTGACCAAAGAAAGCATCATGTAG
- a CDS encoding ABC transporter ATP-binding protein has protein sequence MNQKLVPELLVVQDIHQSYRKKGQVLGGVSLTIRAGECVGLIGESGSGKSTLARCIMLMQGVDTGTIWFQGAPVQAGNRKSLKRYKGQMQAVFQNSSAALNPRFRLLESVMEPLDQLEQKVPSFLKDCGPDRREIAGKLLGYVGLSPELLDRYPHEISGGQKQRLCMARAISVEPALIIMDEPTSSLDTLIQSEMLNLLKELQGRLGFSYLFISHDLPVVQYMCDRVLVMHEGRLVDEFVKEELFAPDRHLYTRQLVAEYD, from the coding sequence ATGAACCAGAAACTTGTACCTGAACTTTTAGTCGTGCAGGATATTCATCAATCTTACCGCAAAAAGGGACAAGTGCTTGGCGGGGTATCTCTAACGATTCGAGCGGGTGAATGTGTGGGTCTGATCGGAGAAAGCGGTAGTGGAAAAAGCACATTAGCACGCTGCATCATGCTTATGCAAGGTGTAGATACAGGAACGATATGGTTTCAGGGAGCTCCCGTTCAAGCAGGCAACCGAAAATCGTTAAAACGTTATAAAGGACAGATGCAGGCTGTATTCCAGAACTCGTCTGCAGCGCTGAATCCACGGTTCCGTTTACTGGAATCCGTCATGGAGCCATTGGATCAACTGGAACAAAAGGTCCCGTCTTTTTTGAAGGACTGTGGTCCAGACAGAAGAGAAATAGCAGGGAAACTGCTGGGATATGTGGGCCTGTCACCTGAATTGCTGGATAGATACCCCCATGAAATCAGTGGTGGACAAAAGCAACGGCTTTGCATGGCAAGAGCCATCAGCGTGGAGCCGGCACTCATTATTATGGATGAGCCAACCTCCAGTCTGGATACCTTAATTCAGTCAGAAATGCTAAACTTGCTCAAGGAGTTGCAGGGGAGGCTGGGATTTTCGTATCTGTTTATTTCCCATGACCTACCTGTAGTGCAATATATGTGTGACCGGGTGTTAGTCATGCACGAAGGCCGTTTGGTGGATGAGTTTGTAAAGGAGGAATTATTTGCTCCCGACAGACATCTGTATACCCGCCAATTAGTTGCAGAATATGATTAA
- a CDS encoding ABC transporter ATP-binding protein, producing the protein MMNILEITGLHLKSEQGLIVRDLHISISAGQCHALVGESGSGKSMTSLSIGDLLPATVWVESGKIEWCGSPLLTLSKRERERLRGKEIAYVFQDYASMFTPFITIGRQMDETLKAHHVLERKSRKKRIEQVLEHVRLSKETYNRYPFQLSGGQLQRASLAVAMMLEPKLLIMDEPTTALDQTNANEILRIISELKERTQCGILFISHDLRNVKRYADQVTVMREGQLMETGRTLPLLDDPKQPYTRRLIEAIPSLRPSMKSVHESI; encoded by the coding sequence ATGATGAACATTCTGGAAATAACCGGACTGCATTTGAAGTCCGAGCAAGGCTTGATTGTGCGTGATCTTCATATATCCATTAGCGCGGGACAGTGCCATGCGCTGGTTGGTGAAAGCGGTAGTGGAAAAAGTATGACCTCGCTGTCGATTGGCGATCTGCTTCCTGCAACGGTTTGGGTAGAATCTGGTAAGATCGAATGGTGCGGAAGCCCGTTACTTACCCTGTCCAAGAGAGAAAGAGAACGCCTTCGCGGGAAGGAAATCGCTTATGTTTTTCAGGACTATGCCAGCATGTTTACTCCGTTTATCACCATAGGCAGACAAATGGACGAAACGTTAAAAGCACATCATGTGTTGGAACGCAAAAGTCGAAAAAAGCGCATTGAGCAGGTCCTTGAACACGTTCGGTTATCCAAAGAAACATACAACCGTTATCCGTTTCAGCTCAGCGGGGGGCAATTGCAAAGGGCCTCGCTTGCGGTAGCCATGATGCTGGAACCCAAGCTGCTGATTATGGACGAGCCTACGACAGCATTGGATCAGACGAATGCCAACGAAATTTTACGCATCATTTCAGAGCTAAAAGAACGCACCCAATGCGGCATTTTGTTCATCTCGCATGACCTGAGAAACGTCAAGCGCTACGCCGATCAAGTCACCGTGATGCGAGAAGGCCAGCTTATGGAAACGGGGCGCACATTGCCATTGTTGGACGACCCAAAACAGCCCTACACCCGAAGGCTGATTGAAGCTATTCCATCCTTGCGCCCATCCATGAAATCCGTGCATGAGTCCATATAG
- the nikC gene encoding nickel transporter permease: protein MSKSRLLLLLLIGGIVAMFILPEFMKNDPLLVSLTRRLQSPSGEHWLGTDGLGRDLLSRLVYGGRNTIGTSLLILILSLSIGIPAGVLAGYVGKGIDRLFMRVSDSFLAFPDYMIAIVLTGLLGPGVVNLMIAIVSVKWVAYARLVRSSLMAEKEKDYIYSARLSGVPTIRLVIRHLLPAAFREIVVVATLDLGKIILMIAALSYIGLGLQPPTPEWGAMLNEGRAYFHSSPLAMVIPGVAIVLFVLLSNLIGDRLRDRLELLPRGK, encoded by the coding sequence TTGAGTAAATCCCGACTTCTTTTATTGTTGTTGATCGGTGGAATAGTTGCAATGTTCATCCTGCCTGAGTTTATGAAAAATGATCCGTTGCTCGTTTCACTCACTCGGAGACTTCAATCCCCAAGCGGCGAGCATTGGCTGGGTACGGATGGTTTGGGCAGAGATTTGCTGTCGCGGTTGGTATACGGGGGCAGAAATACGATTGGCACGAGTTTGTTGATTCTTATTCTCTCTCTGAGCATCGGCATTCCAGCCGGGGTACTCGCAGGGTATGTCGGCAAAGGGATAGACCGATTGTTCATGCGGGTGTCGGATTCCTTTTTGGCTTTTCCTGATTACATGATTGCCATCGTACTGACGGGTTTGCTCGGGCCGGGTGTCGTCAACCTGATGATTGCGATTGTATCGGTGAAATGGGTGGCTTACGCTCGTCTGGTGAGAAGCAGCCTAATGGCTGAAAAAGAGAAAGATTATATCTACAGTGCCCGCTTGAGCGGGGTGCCGACGATTCGATTGGTCATCCGGCATTTGCTGCCCGCTGCTTTCAGAGAAATTGTGGTTGTAGCCACACTCGATTTGGGGAAAATCATTTTAATGATTGCGGCTCTATCCTATATCGGACTCGGATTACAGCCGCCTACTCCCGAATGGGGAGCGATGCTGAATGAGGGACGAGCCTATTTTCACAGTTCTCCGCTGGCGATGGTCATTCCGGGAGTAGCAATTGTGCTGTTCGTTCTTTTATCCAATCTGATTGGAGATCGGCTACGGGATCGTCTGGAACTTCTACCGCGGGGGAAATGA
- the nikB gene encoding nickel ABC transporter permease — MIQRLGKRLIEFFLFIFLLSLISFAGIKLAPGDAVRQLLRVDDVAVTNEQVEIQREIMGLNEPVIVQYGEWLSKFIRLDLGTSYMTHRPVIEEIWTRMPATLLLTFTSIVVLIGVAVPLGACSALYPKKWIDRVSRVLAILGASIPSFWLGLLLIEGFSVRWSIFPAMGNGTFMHLVLPSLTLGLTMAAVYVRLIRSSLLNSLSQDFILGARSRGIGRQRIFWLHACRHSLTPVVTMFGISVGSLLGGSVVIETIFAYPGLGKFIVEAIHNRDYPMIQGYILFMGAVIMLLHVMTDVIVGYVNPEIRLKEGGH, encoded by the coding sequence ATGATTCAAAGGCTTGGGAAAAGGCTGATCGAGTTTTTCCTGTTTATTTTTCTTCTGTCACTCATCAGCTTCGCGGGAATCAAGCTTGCTCCAGGAGACGCGGTGAGACAACTGCTGCGTGTGGATGATGTGGCGGTTACGAACGAGCAAGTGGAAATCCAAAGGGAGATCATGGGGCTGAATGAGCCGGTTATCGTGCAATATGGGGAATGGCTCTCGAAATTCATTCGTTTGGATTTGGGAACTTCCTACATGACACATCGTCCGGTCATAGAAGAAATATGGACGAGGATGCCGGCGACGCTTCTCCTGACCTTTACCTCCATTGTGGTGTTGATTGGAGTTGCGGTACCGTTGGGTGCATGTTCAGCTTTATATCCCAAGAAGTGGATTGATCGAGTCAGCCGGGTGCTCGCGATCCTGGGAGCATCGATCCCCAGCTTTTGGCTAGGGCTTTTACTTATTGAGGGATTTTCGGTGCGATGGTCGATTTTTCCAGCCATGGGGAACGGTACTTTTATGCATCTGGTGCTTCCCTCGCTGACACTGGGACTGACGATGGCTGCGGTATATGTACGGCTTATTCGTTCCAGCCTGTTAAACAGCTTGAGTCAGGATTTTATTCTGGGTGCAAGGTCCAGAGGGATTGGAAGGCAGCGTATTTTTTGGTTGCATGCGTGTCGTCATAGCTTGACTCCAGTAGTGACCATGTTTGGCATCAGTGTGGGAAGCTTGCTGGGGGGAAGTGTCGTGATAGAAACGATATTCGCCTATCCGGGGCTGGGAAAGTTTATTGTAGAAGCTATTCATAACCGGGATTACCCAATGATTCAGGGATACATTTTATTTATGGGTGCTGTCATTATGCTGCTTCACGTGATGACGGATGTAATCGTAGGATACGTGAACCCTGAAATCCGCTTGAAGGAGGGAGGACATTGA
- the nikA gene encoding nickel ABC transporter substrate-binding protein yields MVCMLLIIAVLAACSSPQMSSTQATQQPKKELTFLFNFASQTIDPSLDYTPLRAGVVETLVKLDENVKIQPWLATQWSSKDGQNWEFQIRDGVTFQNGKKLTAETVKQSLERSIELNPGVKQVLRIKSIKASGQTLHVVTEEPFPQFPSELVHPNTAILDTEATDPDKKPMGTGPFQVDSFTAGTSLKLTRYDGYWSGAAKLERAVFAFNEDANARLSAILSGDADIVYRPPVESMDKMKQDNQLKLDSVVSLRTHELIFNTKKPLFQNANLRKAFDALVNREELKDAIMGGQATVARGPFLPDFPFVPEYPTRKTGAEEALKWFKEAGFQVENGKVTQNGKSLTLKLVTYASRAEFPIFSQALQSEAKQLGITLQMEQVENYEDYLMNDTTWDLGMYSPLIAPRGDASYFLNVSFLPDGTLNYGKINDESLNKWIYQLDQTVDTAKRNELISQALTRINEQTYYSYLVHPNTLVVYKDSVKNWVTSKSEYYMLTNQLDVEAK; encoded by the coding sequence ATGGTATGTATGCTTTTGATCATAGCTGTACTAGCTGCTTGCTCCAGCCCACAAATGAGTTCCACACAAGCAACACAGCAGCCAAAGAAAGAACTAACCTTCCTGTTTAACTTTGCTAGTCAGACTATTGATCCTAGTCTGGATTACACGCCGTTAAGAGCCGGAGTTGTGGAAACGCTTGTTAAGCTGGACGAGAACGTAAAAATCCAGCCGTGGCTGGCTACCCAATGGTCGAGCAAAGACGGGCAAAATTGGGAGTTCCAGATTCGTGACGGTGTCACCTTCCAAAACGGAAAAAAACTGACGGCAGAGACAGTTAAGCAATCGCTGGAACGCTCAATAGAGCTGAATCCGGGGGTTAAGCAGGTATTGCGAATTAAATCCATAAAAGCCTCCGGGCAAACGCTGCATGTGGTGACGGAAGAACCATTCCCTCAGTTCCCATCCGAACTGGTTCATCCCAACACAGCCATTCTGGACACGGAAGCAACTGATCCGGATAAAAAACCAATGGGTACCGGGCCTTTCCAAGTGGATTCCTTTACCGCAGGCACATCCTTAAAGCTTACCCGCTATGATGGATATTGGAGTGGGGCAGCCAAGCTGGAACGGGCGGTGTTTGCCTTTAATGAGGATGCGAATGCACGTTTATCCGCTATTTTGTCCGGTGACGCAGATATCGTCTATCGCCCGCCTGTTGAAAGCATGGACAAAATGAAGCAAGACAATCAGCTCAAGCTGGATTCAGTGGTTAGCTTGCGTACACATGAGTTGATTTTTAACACGAAAAAGCCTTTGTTCCAAAATGCGAATTTGCGTAAGGCATTTGATGCTTTGGTTAACCGTGAGGAGCTGAAGGACGCTATTATGGGCGGACAGGCTACAGTGGCGCGAGGTCCATTTTTACCGGATTTTCCGTTTGTACCGGAATATCCAACCCGCAAAACCGGGGCTGAAGAAGCGCTCAAGTGGTTTAAGGAAGCCGGATTTCAGGTGGAAAATGGAAAAGTAACGCAAAACGGGAAGTCGTTAACCCTAAAACTGGTCACTTACGCATCCAGAGCCGAGTTCCCCATCTTCTCACAAGCTTTGCAATCGGAAGCCAAGCAATTGGGCATTACACTGCAAATGGAGCAGGTTGAAAATTACGAAGACTATTTGATGAACGATACGACTTGGGATCTCGGTATGTACAGTCCGTTGATTGCGCCTCGAGGTGATGCCAGTTACTTTTTGAATGTATCGTTTTTACCAGATGGAACGCTGAATTATGGGAAAATAAACGATGAGTCGTTAAATAAATGGATTTACCAGTTAGATCAAACCGTAGATACAGCAAAACGGAATGAACTGATATCTCAGGCGCTCACGCGAATTAATGAGCAGACGTACTACTCCTATCTGGTGCATCCGAACACGCTGGTTGTTTATAAAGACAGTGTAAAAAACTGGGTAACTAGCAAAAGCGAATATTACATGCTCACCAACCAGTTGGATGTTGAAGCAAAATGA
- a CDS encoding cupredoxin domain-containing protein, whose translation MKTFISKNWHLMLIGSVALIVGGFVLFYFQGNVSSFPASQPKTVQEEPDKAKYEIATVNVEGDGFYPKNIEIKADVPTKINFKRSTSFTCIDEVQSLKLGMDVFMDHENNYFTVKDLKPGVYEYNCGMYMYYGTITVK comes from the coding sequence ATGAAAACATTCATCTCTAAAAATTGGCACTTGATGCTCATTGGGAGTGTAGCGCTGATCGTGGGCGGTTTTGTCTTGTTTTATTTCCAAGGGAACGTGTCGTCGTTTCCGGCCAGTCAACCTAAAACCGTTCAAGAAGAGCCGGACAAAGCCAAGTATGAAATTGCTACGGTAAATGTAGAGGGAGACGGCTTTTATCCTAAAAATATTGAAATAAAAGCTGATGTCCCGACTAAAATTAATTTTAAGAGATCGACATCCTTTACTTGCATAGATGAAGTACAATCGTTGAAACTTGGAATGGACGTCTTTATGGACCACGAAAATAACTATTTTACCGTCAAAGACTTGAAACCGGGTGTATATGAGTATAATTGCGGTATGTACATGTACTATGGGACGATCACGGTAAAATAA
- a CDS encoding response regulator, whose amino-acid sequence MTHTRVLVVDDSAHAREAICEILSMDQSFEIIGMVDNGEKAIEFTEQWLPDLILMDISMPGMDGLEATQRIKLMFPYVKIVMITVSDDMIHLLEALKRGAQGYLLKNIAPSTWLEYLHSIVNEEAPLSRELAFQILKDVTISVKKEPQVRLTSREQDILYGVAAGWTNKEIAEKYGISEYTVKNHLKNILQKLHVQNRVQLTRYALEMGLVPDDPKFRP is encoded by the coding sequence ATGACGCATACCCGTGTACTGGTTGTAGACGATTCTGCTCATGCTCGCGAGGCGATCTGTGAAATATTGTCCATGGATCAAAGCTTTGAAATCATCGGGATGGTGGACAATGGCGAAAAAGCAATTGAGTTTACCGAGCAATGGCTTCCAGATTTGATCCTGATGGATATTTCGATGCCAGGAATGGACGGGCTGGAGGCTACTCAGCGGATTAAGCTCATGTTTCCATATGTCAAAATAGTGATGATTACCGTGTCGGATGACATGATTCATCTACTTGAGGCTTTGAAACGGGGTGCCCAAGGCTACCTGTTAAAAAATATAGCGCCCTCCACATGGCTGGAATACCTGCATTCTATTGTGAATGAGGAAGCGCCGCTGAGTCGGGAACTGGCTTTTCAAATCTTGAAAGACGTCACCATATCGGTGAAAAAGGAACCGCAGGTCCGCCTTACCTCAAGAGAGCAGGATATTTTATATGGGGTGGCGGCAGGGTGGACGAACAAGGAAATCGCCGAAAAATACGGTATTTCCGAGTATACGGTAAAAAACCATTTGAAAAATATTTTGCAGAAGCTGCATGTTCAGAACCGTGTACAACTGACGAGATATGCATTGGAAATGGGGCTTGTTCCTGATGATCCTAAATTCAGACCATAA
- a CDS encoding sensor histidine kinase, translated as MTYNQIKWMILFVPTLTVGAWEYVRHQFLLPYISMDLGNWLTPIILYLVSVTLLTKLFHMLERIQMELQHERAAKAALEAREDLAKELHDGIAQSLFLLSVKMDRLEHNGDQEQYRQDIYKVRKTVHEVNRYVRQAIANLRFDPTIDETQSTNESMDYKVQQMIHEIPVNVDIRWTIPDDALTPKEKVELLACIREAVVNIEKHAGASKGWIIGEGDHDHWKVIVKDNGKGFTTDPFRFKDRYGLNIMKERAKDMSWTLQLLSDSSYTTVEITKEGEHK; from the coding sequence ATGACGTATAATCAAATTAAATGGATGATCCTATTTGTACCTACACTAACGGTTGGAGCCTGGGAATATGTGAGACACCAGTTCTTGCTCCCCTATATATCCATGGATCTGGGAAACTGGCTAACTCCGATCATCTTGTATTTGGTCAGTGTGACACTGTTGACCAAGCTTTTTCATATGCTGGAACGTATTCAGATGGAGCTGCAACACGAACGAGCGGCCAAAGCAGCCCTTGAAGCCAGAGAGGATCTTGCCAAGGAGCTGCATGATGGGATTGCCCAATCCCTTTTTTTATTGTCCGTCAAAATGGACCGGCTGGAGCACAACGGCGATCAGGAGCAGTATCGTCAGGATATTTATAAAGTCAGAAAGACCGTCCACGAAGTGAACCGTTATGTTCGTCAGGCGATTGCCAATTTAAGATTTGATCCGACCATCGATGAGACACAGTCAACCAACGAATCCATGGACTATAAGGTGCAACAAATGATTCACGAAATTCCTGTGAACGTAGATATTCGGTGGACCATTCCTGACGATGCGCTGACTCCAAAAGAGAAAGTAGAGCTTCTGGCCTGCATTCGTGAGGCAGTTGTCAATATTGAAAAGCACGCAGGGGCTTCCAAAGGCTGGATTATTGGAGAAGGTGACCACGATCATTGGAAAGTTATCGTCAAGGATAATGGCAAAGGTTTTACGACCGATCCTTTTCGGTTTAAGGACCGATACGGCTTAAATATCATGAAGGAAAGAGCGAAAGATATGAGCTGGACGTTGCAACTTCTGTCGGATTCTTCGTATACCACGGTGGAAATAACCAAAGAGGGAGAACATAAATGA